The genomic DNA AGATAAACAAGTAAAAGCTATTCACAATCACCTCACGGCTGAGTCTAATATCAAAACAGGGCTGAGAACAAATGACAATTGGCTCGCCTTAAAAACGAAATCAAGAATGTTTACAACCGACCACTTCCCTTCTTCAAAAGTCGATATCATCGTCGAAAAAGGCGTGGTTTATTTAATGGGACGCGTAACGGAAGGTACGGCAAAGCAGGCTGTTAAAATTGCAACCGAAGTCAATGGTGTCCAAAAGGTGGTCATGGTTTTTCAGATCATTCCTTGATATATATCAGCTCAGCATCTAAATTCAAGGATAGTATAAAAAGGTAAACCAACACTCACCCCAAGTAGGAGAAGTGATTATGGTCAACCATAAACATATTATTATGTTGTACGATGAATCTGAGGATTGCGCGAACGCCGTAGACAAGGCTGCAAATTTAGCGCGGCTGTCTGGATCATCTTTAACATTATTTGCTTGCGATTACAGCGGATCACTCACCACCAGCCACCCCCATTCTGAAAACGCTCGCGATGCATTTTTGACCCGGCTGAAAGACAGCCTCGACCCCTTACGAGATATCGCGAGAAAATACGACATAGATGTCACCACAGAAGCCGTCTGGGATAAACATTCCGGTGAAGCTCTGATGACCTATCTTGAAGGCAACCCTGCCGATTTAGTCGTAAAAGCCACGCATCATCAAAACGTCATTCAACGAACTTTTTTTAGCCAAACCGATTGGGAGTTAATTCGAAACTGCCCTGTGCCGCTATTACTCACTAAGGGCACAAAATGGCAAACCCCAATGAAGATCACAGCGGCAGTAGACCCTGTAAGAACGAATGATAAACCCGATTTTCTCGATGATCACATTATTCAATGTGGTACGGCAATGCGCGATTTAACGAACGCAAATTTGCATCTTTTGCACGTATACGACCCAACACCATTGATGATTTATTTAGATCAACCAGCAATCAATTCAACAGAAGTCGGTGAAGAAATACGCATACAACATGCAAAAGCCCTTGAAGAATTAGCCGAGGGTAAAAATATCGATAAAGCGTTCGCCCATTTACAAATGGGTTCCCCTGTGCAAGTTATTCCCGATTTCTTATATGAGAACAATACCGACATGGTAATTATGGGCGCTGCTTCACGCAGTGGTATAGAGCGTTGGCTACTAGGCCACACGGCCGAAAAAGTCTTAGATAGAATTACCGTCGATATCCTTATTGCAAAATAGCCTGTTACTTAACCAATAATCGGCCAACCTGTCGATTATTGGTTACATCTATAAACACCAATTTATAAACACTCCCCTATTTTTCGAGTTTTTTCACAAATCCTCGAATTGACGAACCTTATTGCTTTTAATCGGATGATAACTGTGTGATATTCAACCAAAACAATACCAATTAAATACCAATAAGGTAAATATCATGAAACATACTCTCTCTTTGTTTATTTTCCTGCTGTCCAGTTCTCTTAGCTATGCTCAAACTTGTCCAAATAAACTCCCAGCCTCCAGCCCAAACGATGATTTCCAAATACATTCCGATGGAACAGTCACCCATTTGCGAACGGGGTTAATGTGGTCTCGCTGCAGTTTAGGTCAGACACATAAGGAGGATCTCTGTATTGGTGAGGCCAGTGAGGTTGATTGGAGCTTTGGAACTGAAGCCGCCACAGCGAGCAATTTGGCTGGCCACAACGATTGGCGCTTGCCCGACATTACAGAAATTGAGACTCTCATAGAAAGAGCTTGTTATGACCCAGCCATTAATCTAACAGTGTTTCCAAATACACCGTCGTTATTTTATTGGTCAAATACTCCCGACATATACGGCCCAGGCCCTGCGTGGCGATTATTTTTTTACTATGGAGATATTTATTACTACTCCTATAAACATAACCAAAGCGCGGTCCGCTTAGTACGCAATGTAAAATAAGCATTAGAGTTGTGAACCTTTGCTTGGTGAATAATTTCGAAAACAGCCTTTCATTGCGTTTTACGACTGCGATTTAGGGCGTTCTGGCGTACAATAGCCACATTCAGTCAACTACTAATCGTTGTTAGGACACTATGGAACAGCTTGCGCTAAAAAAACTCAGTCGCGCTGAAGGCGACATTACCATCCCAGGTTCAAAAAGTTTATCGAATCGAATTTTATTATTATCAGCATTGTGCTCTGGCACAACCTACATCAGCAACTTGCTCGATTCTGATGATATTAAGCACATGCTAACGGCGCTGAAGCAATTGGGTGTCAGCTATCAACTCAGCGATTGCAAGACCGAGTGTAAAGTTGAAGGCTTAGGAGGCGTGCTGGCACAAGGGCAAAAAGAGACGCTGTATTTAGGGAATGCAGGGACCGCAATGCGACCGCTGGCCGCGGCACTTTGCATTGGCTCTGGGGAATTCACCTTAACCGGCGAAGACCGCATGTTCGAACGCCCAATTGGCGACCTAATCACAGCGATGGCGCCTTTAGGTATCAAAGTGGATTACTTAAAAGATGAAGGCTACCCTCCCCTAAAAATCACCTCACAACCGCTAACAGGTACCGATGTAAGCATAGATGGTAGTATTTCGAGTCAATTTTTGACCGCGTTGCTGATGGTTGCTCCCCTATTAAATCAAGATTTTACAATAAATGTTGAAGGCGAGCTGGTCTCAAAGCCCTACATAGACATAACTCTTGATGTGATGAAACGATTCGGCGTTCTAATTGAGAATGACCAATACCAGTCCTTCAATATAAAAAAAGGCCAACAATACCAGTCTCCAGGTAACATCAGCGTAGAAGGCGATGCTTCAAGCGCCAGTTACTTTTTAGCCGCTGGCGCCATAGGAGGCGGTCCAGTGAAAGTACAGGGTACCGGCCTTGATTCTGTACAAGGCGATGCGAAATTCGCAGAAGTACTTGAACAGATGGGAGCCACCGTTAACTGGTCGGGGAATTGGATCGAAGTATCAAATGACAAACCGCTCAAAGCGATCGACCTCGACTTAAATCATATCCCAGATGCCGCCATGACAATTGCGACTACAGCCTTATTTGCACAGGGAACAACGACTATTCGCAATATTTATAATTGGCGGGTCAAGGAAACGGATCGTATTGCAGCCATGGCAACTGAACTGCGGAAATTGGGAGCGACGGTTGATGAAGGCGAAGATTATATTTCTGTAACTCCGCCAGAAACCATTGGTAGTGCGGCGATAGACACCTACAATGACCACCGAATTGCCATGTGCTTCTCGTTAGCCTCATTTGGAAGTGATGGTATTGTAATCAATGATCCAGGCTGCACAGCAAAAACATTCCCCGATTACTTCGAACGATTTGCAAAAATCACAAAATAATCGCTAGAAAGCTGCGCATTTGCTTATATAATGCGCGGCATTGTCAAAAATTCGATACCAAGAGAGAGAACTATGAGCTATTCACAAGTACCTGCGGGTAAAGACGTCCCTAATGATGTTTTCGTTGTCATTGAGATCCCGGCCAATCACGACCCGATCAAATATGAGATCGAGAAAGAGTACGACGCGCTTATGGTTGACCGCTTCATGGCGACGCCTATGTTTTACCCTGCTAACTACGGCTATATCCCTGAAACGTTAGCGGATGATGGCGACGCTGTCGATGTATTAGTAGTGACTCCGTATCCAGTCGCTCCGGGTTCTGTTATTCGATGCCGCCCTGTTGGCGTGTTAGAGATGACCGATGAAGCAGGAAGCGATGCAAAGGTTATTGCTGTTCCGCATGACAAACTCACTAAAATTTACAGTGATGTTCAAGAAGCTACCGATTTACCAGAATTACTTCTGAACCAAATCAAACACTTCTTTGAAAACTACAAAGATTTAGAAACAGGCAAGTGGGTAAAAGTAGATGGCTGGGCAGATGCCGCACGCGCCAAGCAGATTATTGTGGAATCATTTGAAGCCGCTAAAAAATAATCTAAAAAAAGGCACTCCATCTGAGTGCCTTTACTTTCCTATGTTTAGTCGTTTCTTGCCACAAAAGCGATGCAGCTCAACGTTTCACTAACCTTTCTCTAGTAACTCTCGTAAATCAATAATGGCCGCATTTGCACGCGAGATATAATTTGCCATGACAAGAGAATGGTTAGCTAATATGCCCAAACCGTCTCCATTCAGAATTATGGGGGACCAAATATTAGACTGAGTGCCTTCCAACTCTCGAATAATTTGCTGCAAGCTGACCAAGGCATTCTTATCTTCTAGGACCGACTCAAAATCGACTTCTATTGCCTGCAGTATATGAATCAGAGCCCAAGATGTTCCCCGTGCTTCATAAAAAACATTATCAACGAGTAATCTAGGTGTTTTAACTTGCTGTTGCTGGCCCGTAGGCGTTGATTGTTCAGACATGGCTGATTGCCCTGCTAGATCGGTATTGAACCGAGTCTGCCCAACAGAAGCACTTAACCGTTGCGATAACGAGCCTAACCTCGTTTCAACATCTCTTAACCAGCTCGATAAATTGTCAGCTCGAGCATAAAACTGCGCATTGCCCTTGTCGACATCAGCCAAGCCCACTAAGTATTTATTGATCAACTTAATCGCTTCACGATACTGGCCTTCAGTGGCTGGCAGCATCCAGCTGTCGTGGTCAAAGTGCAACAGCGGTTCCGCTTTTGCTAAAAACTCATCTTCGGTCGATTGCGATTGAGAGCGACTCATATCTTTACGTAATGATCGAGACAGGTCTCGCAACTGAATAACAACACCAAACTCCCAACTGGGCATATTGTCTAAAAATATCGATGGCGGCGTTACGTCATTCGCTAAATACCCACCTGGTTTAGTGAGTATAAAATCAGCTAAGTAACTGAGAGTATAAGTGGTGGTGTAACCGACGACCAGTTGCTGCCCTTGCTCAGAAGCATTCTGTTTTGCCAAAGACGCCATGTTATATACAGCGGGCTCTCGGCTCCAAAGAATACCTAAAAATGACCAGATAACGGCGAGTGCGACGATAAGAAAAATTGAAAGGCGGCCGATTTTCTTCTTTCCTGCCCCTGAGCTCGGTTCACTTTTGTTCGAGAATCGAAATTTCAATTCATTCCAACTCCGTAAAATTCGTGCTTTTAGCATGATCTAAACTCCTTTAATCAGTGCTCAAGGGTACTCACCCAACAGGCAGATGCCAATAGCCCAACAGTCATATTAGCAAAGCATTTTTTGTTTTATGAACATTTTTCACAACTAAAATTCGTCTTACCAGTTGTTTGTGCAACTTATCCACACTATCGTGTACCTTTAGCCGAAATTCGAAGTCATTTCGCGACATCTACTGATTCACATAAATGGAAAGATAATGGCAAACATACTGCTATTGAACGGCCCAAACTTAAATTTATTGGGCACTCGGGAGCCCGAAGTGTATGGCTCTGAAACACTAGATGACATCTGTGCCGAGTTGAAAGATCAAGCGCATGCCTTGGGGCACGGGTTAGAAACGTTTCAAAGTAACCATGAAGGTGCTTTGATCGATCGCATTCACGAGACAATGAACGACGGCACTGACTTTATTTTAATAAACCCGGGTGCGTTTACGCACACCAGTATTGCATTGAGAGACGCCCTAGCCGGCGTTGCGAAACCGTTTATAGAGCTGCACTTATCCAACGTGCATGCACGAGAATCGTTTCGCCAACATTCTTATTTAGCTGATCTTGCAGTGGGTGTCATTGCAGGCTTTGGCAAAAACAGCTACGAACTTGCGTTGCAAGCAGCGCACAAACAACTCATTAAATAATAGATATTTTGCAGGGGTAACACAGCATGGATATTCGTAAAGTTAAAAAGCTTATTGAACTATTAGAAGAGTCTAATATCGATGAAATAGAGATCGCCGAAGGCGAAGAATCTATTCGTATCAGTCGAACTTCGCGTTTAGCCGCGAGCCAACCTATGCCAATGTATGCGCAAGCGCCGGCTCAATACGCGGCTCCTGCTGCGCCAGCGCCAGCTGCACCTGCGGCTCCTGCCGAAGCCCCGGCTGCAGCGGCAGAACCTGCTGGACACAGCGTTAAATCGCCTATGGTAGGCACCTTCTACGCATCTCCATCTCCAACTAGCCCTGCATTCGTTGAAGTGGGCCAAAAGGTTAATGCTGGCGATACTATTTGTATTGTTGAAGCGATGAAAATGATGAACCAAATTGAAGCCGATAAAAGCGGTACCGTAACGGCAATTTTGGTTGAAAACGGCGAGCCAGTAGAATTCGATCAACCATTGATCACCATCAGCTAACGGGAGCCTTCTCATGCTGAAAAAAGTATTAATTGCCAACCGCGGCGAAATTGCATTGCGCATTCTACGCGCGTGCAAAGAACTCGGTATTAAAACGGTTGCTGTGCATTCCACGGCAGACCGCGAATTAAAACACGTAAAGCTTGCAGACGAAGCTATTTGTATCGGTCCTGCTTCATCAACAGACAGCTACCTCAACATTCCGGCCATCATTGCTGCGGCTGAAATAAGTGATGCCGATGCCGTACATCCAGGGTATGGGTTTATGGCTGAGCGTGCTGATTTTGCAGAGCAATTGGAAAAATCTGGCTTTGTATTCATTGGCCCAACCGCCGATCTCATCCGTTTAATGGGTGATAAAGTGTCCGCTATTGAGGCCATGATTAAAGCAGGCGTACCAACCGTACCAGGCTCAAACGGCCCAGTGCCAAGCGACCCAGCACGGTGTAAAGAAATTGCCCTACGCATTGGTTATCCGGTCATTATCAAAGCGGCATCGGGCGGCGGTGGTCGCGGCATGCGCGTTGTTCATAAAGAGGAAGACCTGCTTACCTCAATTGAAGTAACACAAACAGAAGCCGCTGCAGCCTTTGGCGATGGCACCGTTTATATGGAGAAGTTTTTAACAAACCCACGCCATGTAGAAGTGCAAGTCATTGCAGACGGCCAAGGCAATGCCATTCACTTAGGTGATCGAGATTGCTCGTTACAACGTCGCCACCAAAAGGTCATTGAAGAAGCACCGGCCCCTGGTATCGATGAATCGGCTCGCCAAGAAGTTTTTGATGCTTGTGTAAAAGCCTGTATCGATCTTAACTACCGTGGCGCTGGTACTTTTGAATTCTTGTACGAAGACGGTCGTTATTACTTCATTGAAATGAATACTCGTGTTCAGGTTGAGCACCCTGTTTCTGAAATGGTAACTGGCGTAGACATCATTAAGGAGCAATTGTTAGTTGCCTCTGGAATGCCTCTTTCGATCAAACAAGAAGATGTGGTAATTCGAGGCCACGCATTTGAGTGCCGTATTAATGCAGAAGACCCAAATACATTTATGCCAAGCCCTGGCAAAATTACGCAGTTCCATCCCCCGGGTGGGCTAGGCGTGCGCTGGGATTCGCATATTTATACAGGTTATACTGTACCGCCTTTCTACGATTCAATGATTGGCAAGCTGATTACCTTTGCACCGACCAGAGCTGAAGCGTTACTGCGAATGTCTTCTGCGTTAGATGAATTGGTTGTGAATGGTATTAAGACTAACGTCAACTTGCACAAAGACCTTGTCGAAGACGTTGAGTTCGCTAAAGGTGGCGTGAACATTCACTATTTAGAGCACAAACTCAGCGACAGCAAGAAAAACTGAGTATATAAAGATGACATGAACTGATGATTTTAATTCGTTCATGAAAACATCGCATTAAAAGCGCGCCCTAGGCGCGCTTTTTTATGAACAAGAAAAATTACTTTAAATGCATTACCCTTATAGGACATCAAATTTAAAGGTAGCTGTTATTTATGGATTTCATCTCTTACCCATTGCTGGCCGCCATAATTGGAAACTTAAGTGCACAATTCGCTAAAGCCTTAGTTCAAGGTATCACCAAACGCAGTATCGCACCCGATGTCATATTCGCTTCTGGCGGCATGCCCAGCAGTCACTCGGCTTCAGTGGCCGCCCTGGCCATGGCCGTTGGCTTGCAAGATGGTTTCGACAGCAGTTTATTTGCCATTGCGCTCACGCTCACCGGTGTGGTCGCCTACGATGCCATGGGTGTGCGCCTCGCGGCCGGCAAACACGCCGCGGCATTGAATATCCTGGTTCAAGAATTTAAAGAACTCGCAGAACTCGCCAAAGAGAACCGCCCCGACAAAGGCATGATCATGATCCGCCACTTCCATGAACGTATCGGGCACAGCGTCAGCGAAGTATTAGCCGGCCTAGCCTTCGGCGCCGCGGTTGCTTATGGGGTTTTTAAGGTTTATTTTTAGTAAAAAGCTGCAAGTTTTTAGCGGCCAGCTGCAAGTAAATTCAAAAGACAAATATATTTGAAGACCTACGTTCAAAGCCCATGTCTTTTGCTTAGTCTTCCACAAATGCCATATTTGCCATTGAAGCTGGAAATGCTACCAACTTAGCTTGCGGCTTGAAACTGGCAGCTTGTAGCTCAAAAAGTGCGGCTTTGGCCGCCCTGCAACACCAAATTGCATAAATCACACTAACAGTTTTTGACAGTTTGGTTAGAATGTAGGTACATCAAGTAAAGAGCAGGATAAAACCATGCCACAGTATCGCTCCAAAACAACGACTTCAGGCCGAAATATGGCCGGTGCACGTGCCTTGTGGCGCGCCACAGGTATGAAAGACGACGATTTTCAAAAACCGATCATTGCCGTTGTGAACAGCTTCACTCAATTTGTACCCGGCCATGTTCATTTAAAAGACATGGGCCAATTGGTGGCACGTGAAATTGAAAAAGCTGGCGGCGTTGCTAAAGAATTCAACACCATTGCAGTCGATGACGGTATAGCAATGGGACATGACGGTATGCTTTACAGCTTACCTTCTCGTGAGATTATTGCTGATTCAGTGGAGTACATGGTAAACGCACATTGCGCGGATGCCATGGTGTGTATATCTAACTGCG from Reinekea marina includes the following:
- the aroQ gene encoding type II 3-dehydroquinate dehydratase, whose product is MANILLLNGPNLNLLGTREPEVYGSETLDDICAELKDQAHALGHGLETFQSNHEGALIDRIHETMNDGTDFILINPGAFTHTSIALRDALAGVAKPFIELHLSNVHARESFRQHSYLADLAVGVIAGFGKNSYELALQAAHKQLIK
- a CDS encoding divergent PAP2 family protein translates to MLAAIIGNLSAQFAKALVQGITKRSIAPDVIFASGGMPSSHSASVAALAMAVGLQDGFDSSLFAIALTLTGVVAYDAMGVRLAAGKHAAALNILVQEFKELAELAKENRPDKGMIMIRHFHERIGHSVSEVLAGLAFGAAVAYGVFKVYF
- a CDS encoding DUF2333 family protein is translated as MLKARILRSWNELKFRFSNKSEPSSGAGKKKIGRLSIFLIVALAVIWSFLGILWSREPAVYNMASLAKQNASEQGQQLVVGYTTTYTLSYLADFILTKPGGYLANDVTPPSIFLDNMPSWEFGVVIQLRDLSRSLRKDMSRSQSQSTEDEFLAKAEPLLHFDHDSWMLPATEGQYREAIKLINKYLVGLADVDKGNAQFYARADNLSSWLRDVETRLGSLSQRLSASVGQTRFNTDLAGQSAMSEQSTPTGQQQQVKTPRLLVDNVFYEARGTSWALIHILQAIEVDFESVLEDKNALVSLQQIIRELEGTQSNIWSPIILNGDGLGILANHSLVMANYISRANAAIIDLRELLEKG
- the ppa gene encoding inorganic diphosphatase, coding for MSYSQVPAGKDVPNDVFVVIEIPANHDPIKYEIEKEYDALMVDRFMATPMFYPANYGYIPETLADDGDAVDVLVVTPYPVAPGSVIRCRPVGVLEMTDEAGSDAKVIAVPHDKLTKIYSDVQEATDLPELLLNQIKHFFENYKDLETGKWVKVDGWADAARAKQIIVESFEAAKK
- the aroA gene encoding 3-phosphoshikimate 1-carboxyvinyltransferase, whose protein sequence is MEQLALKKLSRAEGDITIPGSKSLSNRILLLSALCSGTTYISNLLDSDDIKHMLTALKQLGVSYQLSDCKTECKVEGLGGVLAQGQKETLYLGNAGTAMRPLAAALCIGSGEFTLTGEDRMFERPIGDLITAMAPLGIKVDYLKDEGYPPLKITSQPLTGTDVSIDGSISSQFLTALLMVAPLLNQDFTINVEGELVSKPYIDITLDVMKRFGVLIENDQYQSFNIKKGQQYQSPGNISVEGDASSASYFLAAGAIGGGPVKVQGTGLDSVQGDAKFAEVLEQMGATVNWSGNWIEVSNDKPLKAIDLDLNHIPDAAMTIATTALFAQGTTTIRNIYNWRVKETDRIAAMATELRKLGATVDEGEDYISVTPPETIGSAAIDTYNDHRIAMCFSLASFGSDGIVINDPGCTAKTFPDYFERFAKITK
- the accB gene encoding acetyl-CoA carboxylase biotin carboxyl carrier protein — translated: MDIRKVKKLIELLEESNIDEIEIAEGEESIRISRTSRLAASQPMPMYAQAPAQYAAPAAPAPAAPAAPAEAPAAAAEPAGHSVKSPMVGTFYASPSPTSPAFVEVGQKVNAGDTICIVEAMKMMNQIEADKSGTVTAILVENGEPVEFDQPLITIS
- the accC gene encoding acetyl-CoA carboxylase biotin carboxylase subunit produces the protein MLKKVLIANRGEIALRILRACKELGIKTVAVHSTADRELKHVKLADEAICIGPASSTDSYLNIPAIIAAAEISDADAVHPGYGFMAERADFAEQLEKSGFVFIGPTADLIRLMGDKVSAIEAMIKAGVPTVPGSNGPVPSDPARCKEIALRIGYPVIIKAASGGGGRGMRVVHKEEDLLTSIEVTQTEAAAAFGDGTVYMEKFLTNPRHVEVQVIADGQGNAIHLGDRDCSLQRRHQKVIEEAPAPGIDESARQEVFDACVKACIDLNYRGAGTFEFLYEDGRYYFIEMNTRVQVEHPVSEMVTGVDIIKEQLLVASGMPLSIKQEDVVIRGHAFECRINAEDPNTFMPSPGKITQFHPPGGLGVRWDSHIYTGYTVPPFYDSMIGKLITFAPTRAEALLRMSSALDELVVNGIKTNVNLHKDLVEDVEFAKGGVNIHYLEHKLSDSKKN
- a CDS encoding DUF1566 domain-containing protein, which encodes MKHTLSLFIFLLSSSLSYAQTCPNKLPASSPNDDFQIHSDGTVTHLRTGLMWSRCSLGQTHKEDLCIGEASEVDWSFGTEAATASNLAGHNDWRLPDITEIETLIERACYDPAINLTVFPNTPSLFYWSNTPDIYGPGPAWRLFFYYGDIYYYSYKHNQSAVRLVRNVK
- a CDS encoding universal stress protein — encoded protein: MVNHKHIIMLYDESEDCANAVDKAANLARLSGSSLTLFACDYSGSLTTSHPHSENARDAFLTRLKDSLDPLRDIARKYDIDVTTEAVWDKHSGEALMTYLEGNPADLVVKATHHQNVIQRTFFSQTDWELIRNCPVPLLLTKGTKWQTPMKITAAVDPVRTNDKPDFLDDHIIQCGTAMRDLTNANLHLLHVYDPTPLMIYLDQPAINSTEVGEEIRIQHAKALEELAEGKNIDKAFAHLQMGSPVQVIPDFLYENNTDMVIMGAASRSGIERWLLGHTAEKVLDRITVDILIAK